In Nitrospirota bacterium, the genomic stretch ATTTTTAAAGCTCTCTTTCGATTGGGCGACAATTTGATGAGAAATTTGGGAGTCCCCGATATTCGATAAAAACTTTTGTTCCATATTCCATTTAATCATCTGGTTTAATTCATGAAGCGCGGGAACCGATTTTTTTACCTCGGTAAAAACCATTCTGGAGGACAAGTCGGGAATACTGAGAGAAATCGATTGGCCTTTTGGGGCGTCCTTCAATAAATTTTTTAAATGATCTTTAATTTCCTCCTGGTTCAGGATATTCGATTCCAGAGGGGAATGCCGAATCGAGTCCGGGGGCAAGGGGATGACTTTACAAGCCTGGACGAGAAACCTGCGGCCTCGCGGTTTTAAAACAGCGAAAGAAAGATAATCGTTGCCAAAATGGAGCCCGATTTTAGTACCGGAAAAAAAATTCATAGTTAATATTCTCTTGTAGGGGCAACCCCCCGTGGTTGCCCAGGGCAGGCACAGGGGCCTGCCCCTACGATGAAATACGACAACATTCAATGCATTGGTATTATTCGATAAATGTGACCCGGTTAATTTCACGCAAGGTCGTTTCTCCCTTGAAAACTTTTTCGAGTCCCGCCTGGCGAAGGGTTGTCATCCCCTCTTTAATGGCTTCCTTCCGAATTTCAGAAGAGGGGCGCCTGGACAGGATCATCTCCCGAATCGGATCGGAAAGGTCCAAAAACTCCGTAATGGCTTTTCTTCCTTTAAAACCGGTGCCATTGCACTCCGGACATCCCTTGCCCTGGAAAAACCGCTGACCCTTCACCATTTGAGGCGTTAACCCAGAATCCTCCAGAAGTTGTTTTGAAATTTCTGTTTCCTCTTTGCAGTCCCCGCAAAGGGTTCGAACCAGCCTTTGAGCCAAAATGCAATTGAGTGAAGACACAAAATTATAAGGTTCAATCCCCATGTTGGTAAATCGGCCAATCACGTCAAACGCGTTATTGGCATGAACGGTCGTGAAAACCAGATGGCCGGTCAGAGCGGATTGTATCGCTATTTGCGCCGTTTCGGCATCGCGTATTTCGCCCACCATGATTTTATCAGGATCATGCCTGAGGATCGAACGAAGGCCCCGCGCAAAAGTTAATCCTTTTTTTTCATTAACCGGAATTTGAACGACCGCGCCCAATTGATACTCCACGGGATCTTCGATGGTGATAATTTTATCTTCCGTTGATTTAATCTCAGTAATCGCCGCGTATAAGGTCGTGGTTTTTCCGCTTCCCGTCGGACCGGTTACGAGAACCATTCCATAAGGTTCAATAATGGATTTACGGAACCGCTTTAAATCCCCCGGGTTAAAACCGAGCCGCTCTAAACGGAGTTCATTAATATCGGAGGCGATGTATTCCTTATCCAAAATCCGGATGACGACATCTTCGCCGAAAATGCTAGGCAAGATTGAAACGCGAAAATCGACTTTTTTATTTTCCAGACGCAATTTAAATCGTCCGTCCTGAGGCACCCGCTTCTCGGCAATATCCAATTCTGACATCACTTTTATTCTTGAAATCAGAGGCGCGTGATATTGAATGTCCATCGGATCCATCGCCTGGTAAAGAACGCCGTCGATTCGATATTTAATTTCAACGTTTCGATCTGAGGCTTCAATATGAATGTCGCTGGCCCTTTTCTGGAGCGCCGTCAGGACGATGGTATCTACCAGACGGATGACCGGGCTGGAATCCTTGCTTGCTTTTTCAATCGAGATGGATTCTTCACCCTCTTCATTTTCTTGAATGAGCTGGGGTTTAAAATCTTCCTCCATTTTTTTCAAAACCTGGGTAGACCCTTCAGACTTTTTAAGGGTAT encodes the following:
- the tadA gene encoding Flp pilus assembly complex ATPase component TadA, translated to MKKIPKTGSAVVKKLIEKGWITEAAVQSIFPNGVDNKNINVVEELLKASAATQDQMARVFSELFELDYEPLKNFRIDQRFYQTIPVELMYRYPFIPLEEKEGVLTLVISNPIHVTALDELEMILHKTLHFKIGTKQGILDTLKKSEGSTQVLKKMEEDFKPQLIQENEEGEESISIEKASKDSSPVIRLVDTIVLTALQKRASDIHIEASDRNVEIKYRIDGVLYQAMDPMDIQYHAPLISRIKVMSELDIAEKRVPQDGRFKLRLENKKVDFRVSILPSIFGEDVVIRILDKEYIASDINELRLERLGFNPGDLKRFRKSIIEPYGMVLVTGPTGSGKTTTLYAAITEIKSTEDKIITIEDPVEYQLGAVVQIPVNEKKGLTFARGLRSILRHDPDKIMVGEIRDAETAQIAIQSALTGHLVFTTVHANNAFDVIGRFTNMGIEPYNFVSSLNCILAQRLVRTLCGDCKEETEISKQLLEDSGLTPQMVKGQRFFQGKGCPECNGTGFKGRKAITEFLDLSDPIREMILSRRPSSEIRKEAIKEGMTTLRQAGLEKVFKGETTLREINRVTFIE